One genomic window of Streptomonospora nanhaiensis includes the following:
- a CDS encoding 2-keto-3-deoxygluconate permease yields the protein MRDGHGTLVPLFRTMNRLPGGLMLIPLLLGSVIGTFAPGALEIGGFTTALFKDSALPLIALLIFATGTQVTMRTGGPVLATTGVVLLAKSVIPGLLVIALGAVTGADGVLGVSILALLAAATNSNGGLWLAVTGQYGRARDRGAYIAGAINDGPFFALLFLGASGLGEIPFLALLAAVLPFVLGVIVGNVDAKWREVLTPVPNIVIPFFSFSLGTGINLADVAAGGLSGILLGVLLTVVTGGLVYLGYRVLLRRGAESGIGFAAGTTSGNSVATPAIVAAADPSFQQYVGTATSQIAACVLVTAILAPLLATWLLKRSGAADTLAKESAAEQEAAA from the coding sequence ATGCGCGACGGCCATGGCACGCTGGTCCCGCTGTTTCGGACCATGAACCGCCTGCCCGGGGGGCTCATGCTGATCCCGCTGCTGCTGGGGTCGGTGATCGGCACCTTCGCGCCCGGCGCGCTGGAGATCGGCGGGTTCACCACCGCCCTGTTCAAGGACAGCGCGCTCCCGCTGATCGCGCTGCTCATCTTCGCCACCGGCACCCAGGTCACCATGCGCACCGGCGGCCCCGTGCTGGCCACCACCGGCGTGGTGCTGCTGGCCAAGAGCGTCATCCCCGGCCTGCTCGTGATCGCCCTGGGCGCCGTGACCGGCGCCGACGGCGTCCTCGGCGTGTCGATCCTGGCCCTGCTGGCCGCCGCCACCAACTCCAACGGCGGCCTGTGGCTGGCGGTGACCGGCCAGTACGGCCGCGCCCGCGACCGCGGCGCCTACATCGCCGGCGCCATCAACGACGGCCCGTTCTTCGCCCTGCTGTTCCTGGGCGCCTCCGGCCTCGGCGAGATCCCGTTCCTGGCGCTGCTGGCGGCCGTGCTGCCGTTCGTGCTCGGCGTCATCGTCGGCAACGTCGACGCCAAGTGGCGCGAGGTCCTGACCCCCGTGCCCAACATCGTGATCCCGTTCTTCTCGTTCTCGCTGGGCACCGGCATCAACCTCGCCGACGTCGCCGCGGGCGGCCTCAGCGGGATCCTGCTGGGCGTGCTGCTCACCGTGGTCACCGGCGGCCTGGTCTACCTGGGCTACCGGGTGCTGCTGCGCCGCGGCGCCGAGAGCGGCATCGGGTTCGCCGCCGGCACCACCTCCGGCAACTCCGTGGCCACCCCCGCCATCGTCGCCGCCGCCGACCCCTCCTTCCAGCAGTACGTGGGCACCGCGACCTCCCAGATCGCCGCCTGCGTCCTGGTCACCGCGATCCTGGCGCCGCTGCTGGCCACCTGGCTGCTCAAGCGCAGCGGAGCCGCCGACACCCTGGCCAAGGAGTCCGCCGCCGAGCAGGAGGCCGCCGCATGA
- a CDS encoding four-carbon acid sugar kinase family protein, translating to MSPVIALVADDLTGANDTAVRFLRAGWSTELQLGSAGGTADVVAVSTDSRALGAEDAAAAVAEQVRRLHGARHLYKKVDSTLRGRMAAEIEAARRAWAPDAVAVVCPAFPEAGRTVVDGVLLVDGTPAHETPVGTDPVTPVRESHIPTLLGAGHVRLTGDGTAEDAALIAAAGPVVVVDARTDSDLERLAAAIAHLGPRAVPVGSAGLAAPMAGAWAAGAAPGTALVVVTSLHAATRGQVERLAGGAPVEYCPAAAIADTAAWQAWHDRVADRLAEGPEVLAVVAPEDRALGLDPAEVAHRFGALTAELAHRHGLAGLVVTGGDGARAVVDALGATGIALTGEVAAGIPAGTLTGGPLHGLPVVTKAGGFGDPDALITAATAIRHRRHQS from the coding sequence ATGAGCCCCGTCATCGCCCTGGTCGCCGACGACCTGACCGGCGCCAACGACACCGCCGTGCGCTTCCTGCGCGCCGGGTGGTCCACCGAGCTGCAGCTGGGCTCCGCCGGCGGCACCGCCGACGTGGTCGCGGTCAGCACCGACTCCCGCGCGCTGGGCGCCGAGGACGCCGCCGCCGCGGTCGCCGAGCAGGTGCGCCGCCTGCACGGCGCGCGCCACCTCTACAAGAAGGTCGACTCCACACTGCGCGGGCGGATGGCCGCCGAGATCGAGGCCGCCCGCCGCGCGTGGGCGCCCGACGCGGTGGCCGTGGTCTGCCCCGCCTTCCCCGAGGCCGGGCGCACCGTCGTCGACGGCGTGCTGCTGGTCGACGGCACCCCGGCCCACGAGACCCCGGTGGGCACCGACCCCGTCACCCCGGTGCGCGAAAGCCACATCCCCACCCTGCTGGGCGCCGGGCACGTGCGACTGACCGGCGACGGCACCGCCGAGGACGCCGCGCTCATCGCCGCGGCCGGGCCCGTGGTGGTGGTCGACGCCCGTACCGACTCCGACCTGGAGCGCCTGGCCGCCGCCATCGCCCACCTGGGCCCGCGCGCCGTGCCCGTCGGCTCCGCCGGGCTGGCCGCGCCGATGGCGGGCGCCTGGGCCGCCGGCGCCGCGCCCGGCACCGCGCTGGTGGTCGTCACCTCGCTGCACGCCGCCACCCGCGGCCAGGTCGAGCGGCTGGCCGGCGGCGCGCCGGTGGAGTACTGCCCGGCCGCCGCCATCGCCGACACCGCCGCGTGGCAGGCGTGGCACGACCGCGTGGCCGACCGCCTCGCCGAGGGGCCCGAGGTCCTGGCCGTGGTCGCGCCCGAGGACCGCGCGCTCGGGCTGGACCCCGCCGAGGTCGCGCACCGGTTCGGCGCGCTGACCGCCGAACTCGCCCACCGCCACGGGCTCGCCGGGCTCGTGGTGACCGGCGGCGACGGCGCCCGCGCGGTCGTCGACGCCCTCGGCGCCACCGGCATCGCCCTCACGGGCGAGGTCGCGGCGGGAATCCCCGCGGGCACGCTCACCGGCGGGCCGCTGCACGGGCTGCCCGTCGTCACCAAGGCCGGGGGCTTCGGCGACCCCGACGCCCTGATCACCGCCGCCACGGCGATCCGACACAGGAGGCACCAGTCATGA
- the pdxA gene encoding 4-hydroxythreonine-4-phosphate dehydrogenase PdxA encodes MSRPTLAITLGDVAGIGPEITAKSLLHHPEVREVCRPVVVGDADALRAGVRLVGGDPDRVRVVDSPADAGADPEAIDVVQVGGSLAHVPHGELSAEAGDGAARFVMAACDLARRGLVDGIVTPPLNKAAMHLGGHRWPGHTELLAHEFGVENFSLVLSAGDLYFFHLTTHVSLADAIKNVTPQRTDAVLRLAGAFATALGRPDEAIGVAGLNPHAGENRLFGDEDADVLEPAVARARAAGINASGPLPADALIPAAVKGKWKLVVVCYHDQGHAPFKAVYGDDGVNITVGLPVVRVSVDHGTAFDIAGQGIARESSLVLAIRRAAELAPGWDHVWRTAQAAG; translated from the coding sequence ATGAGCCGTCCGACCCTCGCCATCACCCTCGGCGACGTCGCCGGGATCGGTCCCGAGATCACCGCCAAGTCGCTGCTCCACCACCCCGAGGTGCGCGAGGTCTGCCGCCCCGTGGTCGTGGGCGACGCCGACGCGCTGCGCGCCGGCGTGCGGCTCGTGGGGGGCGACCCCGACCGGGTGCGCGTCGTGGACTCCCCCGCCGACGCGGGCGCCGACCCCGAGGCGATCGACGTGGTGCAGGTCGGCGGGTCGCTGGCGCACGTGCCCCACGGCGAGCTGAGCGCGGAGGCCGGCGACGGCGCGGCGCGGTTCGTCATGGCCGCCTGCGACCTCGCCCGGCGCGGCCTGGTGGACGGGATCGTCACCCCGCCGCTGAACAAGGCAGCCATGCACCTGGGCGGGCACCGCTGGCCCGGCCACACCGAACTGCTCGCGCACGAGTTCGGGGTGGAGAACTTCAGCCTGGTGCTGTCGGCCGGCGACCTCTACTTCTTCCACCTCACCACGCACGTGTCGCTGGCCGACGCCATCAAGAACGTCACCCCCCAGCGCACCGACGCCGTGCTTCGCCTGGCGGGGGCGTTCGCCACCGCGCTGGGCCGCCCGGACGAGGCCATCGGCGTGGCCGGCCTCAACCCGCACGCCGGCGAGAACCGGCTGTTCGGCGACGAGGACGCCGACGTGCTGGAGCCCGCCGTGGCGCGGGCGCGCGCGGCCGGGATCAACGCCTCGGGGCCGCTGCCCGCCGACGCGCTCATCCCGGCGGCGGTCAAGGGCAAGTGGAAGCTGGTGGTGGTGTGCTACCACGACCAGGGCCACGCGCCGTTCAAGGCGGTCTACGGCGACGACGGGGTCAACATCACCGTGGGCCTGCCGGTCGTGCGGGTCTCGGTCGACCACGGCACCGCCTTCGACATCGCCGGGCAGGGCATCGCCCGGGAGTCCAGCCTGGTGCTGGCCATCCGGCGGGCCGCCGAGCTGGCGCCCGGCTGGGACCACGTGTGGCGGACGGCCCAGGCGGCCGGCTGA
- a CDS encoding GntR family transcriptional regulator — MPTMSVDRSDPRPLYAQIAAELRAEIRDRTIAPGDTLPSEAALQERFGVSRSVVRQALATLEEEGVVRRDPGRAAVATAGVEHRRLVQRVTGLFDQFSRSGLDLATRVVRLEEAAPPAHVARHLGTRAVLRLERVRSVRDDPLSYVRTWLPADRVPGLSADMLTDASLHRLLAARFGAQPVSGRRQVRAVPADSAIAAALGVAAGAPLLLLEGSTFDRHGAPLEWFESWHRSDRVVFDIEADESAEQLRLHPGTAFAEPPPGTAPASAAGADTPRLDRARALAAELRAELDRLAAEQS, encoded by the coding sequence ATGCCGACCATGTCCGTCGACCGGTCCGATCCGCGCCCGCTGTACGCCCAGATCGCGGCGGAGCTGCGCGCCGAGATCCGCGACCGGACCATCGCGCCGGGCGACACCCTGCCCAGCGAGGCCGCGCTGCAGGAGCGGTTCGGCGTCTCGCGCAGCGTGGTGCGCCAGGCCCTGGCGACCCTGGAGGAGGAGGGGGTCGTCCGCCGCGACCCCGGACGGGCGGCGGTGGCCACGGCGGGGGTCGAGCACCGGCGGCTCGTGCAGCGGGTCACCGGCCTGTTCGACCAGTTCTCCCGCAGCGGCCTGGACCTGGCCACCCGGGTGGTGCGGCTGGAGGAGGCCGCGCCGCCCGCCCACGTGGCCCGCCACCTGGGCACCCGCGCGGTGCTGCGGCTGGAGCGGGTGCGCTCGGTGCGCGACGACCCGCTGTCCTACGTGCGCACCTGGCTGCCCGCCGACCGGGTGCCCGGGCTGAGCGCCGACATGCTCACCGACGCCTCGCTGCACCGGCTGCTGGCCGCGCGCTTCGGCGCGCAGCCGGTCAGCGGCCGGCGCCAGGTGCGGGCGGTCCCGGCCGACTCCGCGATCGCCGCCGCCCTGGGTGTGGCGGCGGGCGCGCCCCTGCTGCTCCTGGAGGGCAGCACCTTCGACCGGCACGGCGCGCCCCTGGAGTGGTTCGAGAGCTGGCACCGCTCCGACCGCGTGGTGTTCGACATCGAGGCCGACGAGTCCGCCGAGCAGCTGCGGCTGCACCCCGGCACCGCGTTCGCCGAGCCCCCGCCCGGCACCGCGCCCGCCTCCGCCGCCGGCGCGGACACCCCCCGCCTCGACCGCGCCCGCGCCCTGGCCGCCGAACTGCGCGCCGAACTCGACCGGCTGGCGGCCGAGCAGTCCTAG
- a CDS encoding DUF2089 domain-containing protein: MNCEHITETGRPRVDWQELTDLTRGQPFVVERVRLADNGVAIEGRFEPPQLAQLSAEDQVFVAAFVRSHGSIKEMERIFGISYPTVKSRLNRISERLDFVDTDPAPTGAEVIERLRRGEISAQEALAELENTR, translated from the coding sequence ATGAACTGTGAGCACATCACCGAGACCGGGAGGCCCAGGGTGGACTGGCAGGAACTGACCGACCTGACCCGCGGACAGCCGTTCGTGGTCGAGCGGGTCCGCCTCGCCGACAACGGCGTCGCGATCGAGGGCCGGTTCGAGCCCCCGCAGCTGGCCCAGCTCAGCGCCGAGGACCAGGTGTTCGTCGCCGCGTTCGTCCGCTCCCACGGCTCCATCAAGGAGATGGAGCGGATCTTCGGCATCAGCTACCCCACCGTCAAGTCCCGGCTGAACCGGATCTCCGAACGCCTCGACTTCGTCGACACCGACCCCGCCCCCACCGGCGCGGAGGTCATCGAGCGCCTGCGGCGCGGCGAGATCAGCGCCCAGGAGGCCCTCGCCGAGCTTGAGAACACCCGGTGA
- a CDS encoding SHOCT-like domain-containing protein, giving the protein MNEQRRQVLQMLAEGKISADEADRLIDALQTRPETAPPGAAPGPKSRPKYLRVVVNAADPSTDEGGATRVNVRVPLQLLRAGVRIASLLPPQALAKVNTELDRAGVPIDLTELKPQHIEDLIDHLDEVSIDVDDPDAQVQVFCE; this is encoded by the coding sequence ATGAACGAGCAGCGCCGCCAGGTCCTGCAGATGCTGGCCGAGGGCAAGATCAGCGCCGACGAGGCCGACCGGCTGATCGACGCCCTCCAGACCCGGCCCGAGACCGCGCCGCCGGGCGCCGCCCCCGGCCCCAAATCCCGCCCCAAGTACCTGCGCGTGGTGGTGAACGCCGCCGACCCCTCCACGGACGAGGGCGGCGCCACCCGCGTCAACGTCCGCGTCCCCCTCCAACTCCTGCGCGCCGGGGTCCGCATCGCCAGCCTGCTGCCGCCCCAGGCCCTGGCCAAGGTCAACACCGAACTGGACAGGGCCGGGGTGCCCATCGACCTCACCGAGCTGAAGCCCCAGCACATCGAGGACCTCATCGACCACCTCGACGAGGTCAGCATCGACGTCGACGACCCCGACGCCCAGGTCCAGGTGTTCTGCGAGTAG
- a CDS encoding NAD-dependent succinate-semialdehyde dehydrogenase, translated as MSLAERETQVVERVAKQLFIGGSWRDAAGGATFKVEDPSTRAVLCEVADASVEDAFAALDAAAAAQPAWAAWAPRDRGEVLRRAYELLMERQDDLALLMTLEMGKPLAEAKGEIAYAAEFLRWFSEEAVRIGGDYAVSPNGQSRFLIMRQPVGPSMLITPWNFPMAMGTRKIGPAIAAGCTMVLKPAQQTPLSALALADILREAGLPEGVLSVLPTSDAGGVTEPLLRDGRIRKLSFTGSTAVGRKLLEQSAEQVLRTSMELGGNAPFLVFDDADLDAAVEGAMQAKMRNIGEACTAANRMYVQSGIAPEFARRLSERMGALKLGRGTEPDVQVGPLIDARAREKVQGLVDDAVGRGARVLVGGAPGEGGGYFYLPTVLADVPQSSELSTTEIFGPVAPIIPFDTEDEALAAANDTEYGLVSYVYTQNLNRALRVSEALETGMVGLNQGIVSNPAAPFGGVKHSGLGREGGRVGIDEFLETKYIGLGGL; from the coding sequence ATGTCGTTGGCGGAACGTGAGACGCAGGTCGTCGAACGCGTGGCAAAGCAGCTCTTCATCGGCGGCTCCTGGCGTGACGCCGCCGGTGGGGCCACCTTCAAGGTCGAGGACCCCTCCACCAGGGCCGTGCTGTGCGAGGTCGCCGACGCCTCCGTCGAGGACGCCTTCGCCGCCCTCGACGCGGCCGCCGCCGCGCAGCCGGCGTGGGCCGCCTGGGCGCCGCGCGACCGCGGCGAGGTGCTGCGGCGGGCCTACGAACTCCTGATGGAGCGCCAGGACGACCTCGCCCTGCTGATGACCCTGGAGATGGGCAAGCCCCTGGCCGAGGCCAAGGGCGAGATCGCCTACGCCGCGGAGTTCCTGCGCTGGTTCTCCGAGGAGGCCGTGCGCATCGGCGGCGACTACGCCGTCTCGCCCAACGGCCAGTCCCGCTTTCTCATCATGCGCCAGCCCGTCGGCCCCTCCATGCTGATCACGCCGTGGAACTTCCCCATGGCCATGGGCACCCGCAAGATCGGCCCGGCCATCGCCGCCGGCTGCACCATGGTCCTCAAGCCCGCCCAGCAGACCCCGCTGTCGGCGCTGGCGCTGGCCGACATCCTGCGCGAGGCCGGCCTGCCCGAGGGCGTGCTCAGCGTGCTGCCCACCTCCGACGCCGGCGGGGTCACCGAGCCGCTGCTGCGCGACGGCCGCATCCGCAAGCTCTCCTTCACCGGCTCCACCGCCGTGGGCCGCAAGCTGCTGGAGCAGAGCGCCGAGCAGGTGCTGCGGACCTCCATGGAACTGGGCGGCAACGCGCCCTTCCTGGTGTTCGACGACGCCGACCTCGACGCCGCCGTCGAGGGCGCCATGCAGGCCAAGATGCGCAACATCGGCGAGGCGTGCACCGCCGCCAACCGCATGTACGTGCAGTCGGGGATCGCGCCGGAGTTCGCCCGCCGCCTCAGCGAGCGCATGGGCGCCCTCAAGCTGGGCCGGGGCACCGAGCCCGACGTCCAGGTCGGCCCGCTCATCGACGCCAGGGCCCGCGAGAAGGTGCAGGGGCTGGTCGACGACGCCGTCGGCCGCGGCGCCCGCGTCCTGGTCGGCGGTGCGCCCGGCGAGGGCGGCGGCTACTTCTACCTGCCCACCGTGCTGGCCGACGTGCCGCAGTCCAGCGAGCTGTCCACCACCGAGATCTTCGGCCCGGTCGCCCCGATCATCCCCTTCGACACCGAGGACGAGGCGCTGGCCGCCGCCAACGACACCGAGTACGGCCTGGTCAGCTACGTCTACACGCAGAACCTCAACCGCGCCCTGCGGGTGTCGGAGGCCCTGGAGACCGGCATGGTCGGCCTGAACCAGGGCATCGTCTCCAACCCGGCCGCCCCCTTCGGCGGCGTGAAGCACTCGGGCCTGGGCCGCGAGGGCGGCAGGGTCGGCATCGACGAGTTCCTGGAGACCAAGTACATCGGCCTCGGCGGCCTGTGA
- a CDS encoding aspartate aminotransferase family protein, with translation MAEQSAELSPLLKQATPVLAARGEGVYIYDEDDRRYLDFTAGIGVTSTGHCHPRVVEAAQRQVATLIHGQYTTVMHRPLLALTERLGGVLPRGVDRLFFVNSGSEAVEAALRLARQATGRQNAIVFQGSFHGRTMAAASLTTSGVKIRAGIGPLMPGVVVSPFPYAYRLGMSEDAAVEYALRELDYQFATVTSPQDTAAVFIEPVLGEGGYVPVPPAFLRGLRERADRHGFLLVADEVQTGFGRTGRFWGHDHAGITPDIVITAKGLASGFPLSAIAAPSALMEKAWPGSQGGTYGGNAVSCAAALATLDVIEEEGLVDNARVMGERLLAGLRGVAAEHSGIGDVRGLGLMVGNEFTTADGRPDTDTAARAHRIAADKGLLLLTCGPHGNVVRMIPPLIVTADQVDSAVAVWSEAVKEATAG, from the coding sequence ATGGCTGAGCAGTCGGCCGAGCTGTCCCCCTTGCTCAAGCAGGCCACGCCCGTACTCGCCGCGCGCGGTGAGGGCGTCTACATCTACGACGAGGACGACCGCCGCTACCTCGACTTCACCGCCGGGATCGGGGTCACCAGCACCGGCCACTGCCACCCCCGCGTCGTCGAGGCCGCGCAGCGCCAGGTCGCCACCCTCATCCACGGCCAGTACACGACCGTGATGCACCGGCCGCTGCTGGCGCTCACCGAGCGGCTGGGCGGTGTGCTGCCCCGCGGCGTCGACCGGCTGTTCTTCGTCAACTCCGGCAGCGAGGCGGTGGAGGCCGCGCTGCGCCTGGCGCGCCAGGCCACCGGCCGGCAGAACGCGATCGTGTTCCAGGGCTCCTTCCACGGCCGCACCATGGCCGCCGCCTCGCTCACCACCTCCGGGGTGAAGATCCGCGCGGGCATCGGGCCGCTGATGCCGGGCGTGGTCGTCAGCCCGTTCCCCTACGCCTACCGGCTGGGCATGAGCGAGGACGCAGCCGTGGAGTACGCGCTGCGCGAGCTGGACTACCAGTTCGCCACGGTGACCTCGCCGCAGGACACCGCCGCCGTCTTCATCGAGCCGGTCCTGGGCGAGGGCGGGTACGTGCCGGTGCCGCCGGCGTTCCTGCGGGGCCTGCGCGAACGCGCCGACCGGCACGGGTTCCTGCTGGTGGCCGACGAGGTCCAGACCGGGTTCGGGCGCACCGGCCGGTTCTGGGGGCACGACCACGCCGGCATCACCCCGGACATCGTGATCACGGCCAAGGGCCTGGCCAGCGGATTCCCGCTGTCGGCGATCGCGGCCCCCAGCGCCCTGATGGAGAAGGCGTGGCCGGGGTCCCAGGGCGGCACCTACGGCGGCAACGCGGTCTCCTGCGCGGCGGCGCTGGCCACCCTCGACGTCATCGAGGAGGAGGGGCTGGTCGACAACGCCCGCGTGATGGGCGAGCGCCTGCTGGCGGGCCTGCGCGGCGTGGCCGCCGAGCACTCCGGCATCGGCGACGTCCGCGGGCTGGGCCTGATGGTGGGCAACGAGTTCACCACGGCCGACGGCCGGCCCGACACCGACACCGCCGCCCGCGCCCACCGGATCGCGGCCGACAAGGGGCTGCTGCTGCTGACCTGCGGCCCGCACGGCAACGTGGTCCGGATGATCCCGCCGCTGATCGTCACGGCCGACCAGGTCGACTCCGCCGTGGCGGTGTGGTCCGAGGCGGTCAAGGAGGCCACCGCCGGCTGA
- a CDS encoding DJ-1/PfpI family protein, translating into MHVVIPLYPGFTALDAVGPYTVLAFAPGWTVTFAAPAPGPVLDDRESLTLTAAAALADVPRPDVVLVPGGPGTAQAMGDPVLLDWIRAAHEHAAWTASVCSGSLILGAAGVLAGRRATSHWGVVDGLAGFGAEPARERVVVDGTVVTAAGVSAGIDMALELLARTSGADTARAVQLVVEYDPDPPFDSGNAERADAALREAALGLI; encoded by the coding sequence ATGCACGTCGTGATACCGCTCTACCCCGGGTTCACCGCACTGGACGCGGTCGGCCCCTACACGGTGCTGGCCTTCGCGCCGGGCTGGACGGTCACCTTCGCCGCCCCCGCGCCCGGCCCGGTCCTCGACGACCGCGAGAGCCTCACCCTGACGGCCGCCGCCGCGCTGGCCGACGTGCCCCGGCCCGACGTGGTACTGGTGCCGGGCGGCCCCGGCACGGCCCAGGCCATGGGTGACCCGGTCCTGCTGGACTGGATCCGCGCCGCGCACGAGCACGCCGCCTGGACCGCGTCGGTGTGCAGCGGGTCGCTCATCCTGGGCGCGGCGGGGGTGCTGGCGGGCCGTCGGGCGACCTCCCACTGGGGCGTGGTGGACGGCCTGGCCGGCTTCGGGGCCGAGCCGGCGCGCGAGCGCGTGGTGGTGGACGGCACCGTGGTCACGGCGGCGGGGGTGTCGGCCGGCATCGACATGGCGCTGGAGCTGCTCGCGCGGACCAGCGGCGCCGACACCGCGCGCGCCGTGCAGCTCGTCGTGGAGTACGACCCCGACCCGCCCTTCGACAGCGGCAACGCCGAGCGTGCGGACGCGGCCCTGCGCGAGGCCGCGCTCGGCCTGATCTGA
- a CDS encoding GlxA family transcriptional regulator has protein sequence MRRVVLVVFERFQLLDLSGPADVFASAGLFAPDGGYRLEAAAVRAGTVRAHGGIAVHADTALREVTGPIDTLLVAGGFGVPDHLADRELVAQVARLAGQARRVASVCNGAFLLAEAGLLAGRRATTHWWVADDFARRYPATEADPARIYIRDGDVWTSAGVTSGIDLALALVADDHGHELAARVARALVVYLHRPGGQDQFSLPVRTPAPRSEPLRELKAFIDANPGADLRIPALAARAAMSERHFSRVFTRETGMPPGAYVERSRADAARRLLETTAHPLDRVARESGLGSPETLYRVFRRHWRISPGDYRRRFQAKEN, from the coding sequence ATGAGGCGCGTCGTCCTGGTGGTGTTCGAACGGTTCCAGCTGCTGGACCTGTCCGGCCCCGCCGACGTGTTCGCCTCCGCGGGGCTCTTCGCGCCGGACGGCGGCTACCGGCTGGAGGCGGCCGCCGTGCGCGCGGGCACGGTGCGGGCCCACGGCGGCATCGCCGTCCACGCCGACACGGCCCTGCGCGAGGTGACCGGACCGATCGACACCTTGCTGGTGGCGGGCGGGTTCGGGGTGCCCGACCACCTGGCCGACCGCGAGCTGGTGGCGCAGGTCGCCCGCCTGGCGGGCCAGGCGCGCCGCGTGGCCTCGGTCTGCAACGGGGCCTTCCTGCTGGCCGAGGCGGGCCTGCTGGCCGGACGCCGGGCCACCACCCACTGGTGGGTCGCCGACGACTTCGCCCGGCGCTACCCCGCGACCGAGGCCGACCCCGCCCGCATCTACATCCGCGACGGCGACGTGTGGACCTCGGCCGGCGTCACCTCCGGCATCGACCTCGCGCTGGCGCTGGTGGCCGACGACCACGGCCACGAACTGGCCGCGCGGGTCGCCCGCGCCCTGGTCGTCTACCTGCACCGGCCCGGCGGCCAGGACCAGTTCAGCCTGCCGGTGCGCACCCCCGCGCCGCGCAGCGAGCCCCTGCGCGAGCTGAAGGCGTTCATCGACGCCAACCCAGGCGCCGACCTGCGGATACCCGCGCTGGCCGCGCGCGCCGCCATGAGCGAGCGCCACTTCTCGCGGGTCTTCACCCGCGAGACCGGGATGCCGCCGGGCGCCTACGTCGAGCGCAGCCGCGCCGACGCGGCCCGGCGGCTGCTGGAGACCACGGCCCATCCGCTCGACCGGGTCGCCCGGGAGTCGGGCCTGGGCAGCCCCGAGACCCTCTACCGCGTCTTCCGCCGCCACTGGCGGATCTCACCCGGCGACTACCGCCGCCGGTTCCAGGCGAAGGAGAACTGA